A genomic stretch from Desulfurococcaceae archaeon MEX13E-LK6-19 includes:
- a CDS encoding thioredoxin family protein, which translates to MYGDEELSSILDKKLEEILKRRSVSVCCSKVYEGVIEITGIKELEEAINTCRTVFVNFYSITCPYCEMFHPIFSEVAKKFIGKALFARVNVSYNPELAYIYNIMATPTTLVFIDGKPVLSIPGYVPYDVFLNIVEKALRRTNCLN; encoded by the coding sequence ATGTATGGGGATGAAGAGCTGTCAAGTATTTTGGATAAAAAGTTAGAGGAGATTCTTAAGCGCAGAAGCGTTAGTGTATGTTGTAGCAAGGTATATGAGGGAGTCATCGAGATCACTGGTATTAAGGAGCTTGAAGAAGCTATTAATACTTGTAGAACTGTCTTCGTGAACTTCTACTCGATCACATGCCCTTACTGCGAGATGTTCCATCCAATATTCAGTGAAGTTGCTAAGAAATTCATTGGCAAGGCCTTGTTTGCACGTGTAAATGTATCGTATAATCCGGAGCTAGCCTACATCTACAACATCATGGCTACGCCGACAACACTAGTCTTCATAGACGGTAAACCCGTGTTGAGCATACCGGGCTATGTGCCATATGATGTATTCCTGAATATTGTCGAGAAGGCCTTGAGGAGGACGAATTGTCTAAACTGA
- a CDS encoding YbhB/YbcL family Raf kinase inhibitor-like protein — protein MIPPSIEKVLGSAKKSIDVSIPVFKYGERIPPKYTCEGEDVSPPIEIKNIPENTKALALIMYDPDAPIGVFYHWGLYNIPVDKTSLPENIPKTLETPYGLQTSNDFGTIGYGGPCPPPGHGIHRYFFLVIALSHPLEAEPGISVRRLPEYIKGKALAYGLYMGTYSR, from the coding sequence ATGATCCCTCCTAGCATAGAAAAAGTACTTGGCAGCGCTAAGAAGAGTATTGACGTGTCGATCCCGGTGTTCAAGTACGGTGAGAGAATACCACCGAAATACACTTGTGAGGGAGAAGACGTCTCTCCACCAATAGAGATCAAGAACATCCCCGAGAATACTAAAGCACTAGCATTAATAATGTACGATCCTGATGCACCTATTGGAGTATTCTACCATTGGGGACTATACAATATACCGGTAGACAAGACTAGCCTGCCTGAAAACATACCCAAGACTCTTGAAACACCCTATGGTCTCCAGACAAGCAACGACTTTGGAACAATAGGCTATGGAGGACCATGCCCTCCCCCAGGACATGGCATCCATAGATACTTCTTCCTAGTAATAGCACTTAGCCACCCACTTGAAGCAGAACCTGGCATAAGTGTTAGGAGACTACCCGAGTACATTAAAGGGAAAGCACTAGCCTACGGGCTATACATGGGAACATATAGTAGATAA
- a CDS encoding mechanosensitive ion channel: MRGKGALGVVAGKLIVYGILLTLILALIDYFFTGILPLLEGVWESLEIISEYKSYIMVIVILVSGWLIINSISNTLYQLFEQVYGRQGAGAVRSVVKILGIGALLASIAGWIAGGVAGVALGGFIGIVVGFATQQVLGQAIAGLFILLARPYRIGDIIDLEKEKESNVEVVDITTLFTILKRANGDIVLVPNNNIINQKIVIHKKNK; this comes from the coding sequence ATGAGAGGTAAGGGAGCATTAGGTGTTGTTGCAGGTAAACTTATAGTCTATGGAATCCTGTTGACACTAATACTAGCATTAATTGACTACTTCTTTACAGGCATACTACCTTTACTAGAAGGTGTTTGGGAGAGCCTCGAAATCATTAGTGAGTATAAGAGCTACATTATGGTAATTGTTATCCTGGTATCTGGCTGGCTTATCATCAACTCTATTTCGAATACGCTATATCAGTTATTTGAACAAGTTTATGGGAGACAAGGTGCTGGTGCTGTCCGTAGTGTCGTTAAAATACTTGGTATCGGAGCATTACTAGCCAGCATAGCTGGATGGATCGCAGGCGGCGTTGCTGGTGTTGCTTTAGGAGGTTTCATAGGTATTGTCGTAGGCTTTGCTACACAACAAGTTCTTGGACAAGCAATAGCTGGTTTATTCATTCTATTAGCTAGACCATATAGAATTGGAGATATTATTGATCTTGAGAAAGAGAAAGAAAGCAATGTAGAAGTAGTTGATATCACTACCTTATTTACTATTCTTAAGCGCGCAAACGGAGATATTGTTCTAGTACCTAACAACAATATTATTAATCAGAAAATTGTTATACACAAGAAAAACAAGTAA
- a CDS encoding transcriptional regulator, which produces MSLDETVREKIARILRESKTPLSAAEIAAELGLNPIGGEKIVYEHLKHIAKSVWRSSRGRESLFMIPPRCMKCGYVFKDLREPRKPSKCPRCKSQWIEPPRFKIMEYK; this is translated from the coding sequence TTGTCTCTTGATGAGACTGTTCGTGAAAAGATAGCGAGGATTTTGAGGGAAAGCAAGACCCCGTTGTCTGCAGCAGAGATCGCGGCTGAGCTAGGCCTTAACCCTATTGGTGGGGAGAAAATTGTTTATGAGCATTTGAAGCATATTGCTAAGAGTGTTTGGAGAAGTAGTCGTGGGAGAGAGTCATTGTTCATGATACCCCCGAGGTGTATGAAATGCGGGTATGTCTTCAAGGATTTGCGTGAACCACGTAAACCAAGTAAGTGCCCGAGATGTAAGAGCCAATGGATTGAGCCGCCTAGATTCAAGATCATGGAGTACAAGTAG
- a CDS encoding class I fructose-bisphosphate aldolase family protein gives MVWPSYVEVGKRIRLNRILRGGRAVVFAFDHGVEHGPSDFPPEHIDPRVIIGKVVEAGVDAIMMLPGMARITWDIWGNKTSIIVKITSKTNLRPKDERLLQSTFGLVEEAVALGADAVAATVYWGSPFEDVMLERWFAIRSAAESYGLPCLQLAYPRGPAIENMYDVEIVRYGARAAAESGADLIKTYYTGSLETFSEVVKAASGVPVLMSGGPRREREIDFLRDVWNVIQAGGRGVVVGRNVFQHKNPQGMIKAIMAIVHEDKEPEEAIKLIR, from the coding sequence ATGGTTTGGCCTAGTTATGTAGAGGTTGGGAAGAGGATTAGGCTTAACCGTATTCTCCGTGGTGGCAGAGCTGTTGTGTTTGCTTTCGATCACGGCGTGGAGCATGGGCCAAGTGATTTTCCTCCCGAGCACATTGACCCACGTGTTATCATCGGCAAGGTTGTTGAGGCTGGTGTCGATGCTATTATGATGCTCCCAGGTATGGCCAGGATAACATGGGATATATGGGGTAATAAGACGAGCATCATAGTGAAGATTACTAGTAAGACCAATCTCCGTCCGAAGGACGAGAGGCTTCTCCAGTCTACTTTCGGTCTAGTAGAGGAAGCAGTTGCCTTGGGCGCTGATGCTGTTGCGGCAACAGTCTATTGGGGTAGCCCGTTTGAGGATGTTATGTTGGAGAGATGGTTTGCTATACGTAGTGCCGCTGAGTCCTATGGTCTTCCATGTCTACAACTAGCTTATCCTAGGGGTCCAGCTATTGAGAACATGTATGACGTGGAGATCGTTAGGTATGGTGCACGTGCAGCAGCAGAATCCGGGGCAGATCTCATCAAGACATACTATACTGGTAGTCTTGAGACGTTCAGCGAGGTAGTCAAGGCTGCCAGTGGAGTACCAGTATTGATGAGCGGCGGGCCTAGAAGGGAGAGGGAGATAGATTTCCTACGCGATGTATGGAACGTTATACAAGCTGGTGGACGCGGTGTTGTAGTTGGGAGAAATGTTTTCCAGCACAAGAACCCACAGGGAATGATCAAGGCTATCATGGCTATTGTACATGAGGACAAAGAGCCTGAGGAAGCAATCAAGCTAATTAGATAA
- a CDS encoding carbohydrate kinase family protein, whose amino-acid sequence MVKDYDVVTIGHALIDIRFIVEHFAKPDEESPILSQARGVGGSAANVAIDVSRLGGRAGIIVKLGLDSFGRMIVDELMREGVDVSGVRVCIDETGFTIVIINGDGKIIMYGFKGASEKLEPYDVDERFIARAKYLHIASLRLDTSLRAAELAKKSDTRVSWDPGRVLARRGIDYFKKLLENTDIVLVNRLEAKHLTGLDDYREAARRIIEYGPSLVVVKKGAEGIYAYTSDGNEYELPAFHVDKVVDTTGAGDAFAAGLLLGLSRGYSLKKALVYGNAVAALKVTRLGSHNVPGHSEVVQYIWEHGLW is encoded by the coding sequence GTGGTGAAAGACTATGACGTAGTCACCATAGGTCACGCGCTAATCGATATAAGGTTTATTGTTGAACACTTTGCTAAGCCTGATGAAGAAAGCCCTATATTGAGTCAGGCGCGTGGAGTAGGTGGTTCTGCAGCCAACGTTGCAATCGATGTGTCGAGACTAGGTGGTAGAGCCGGTATTATTGTCAAGCTTGGGCTAGACAGCTTCGGTAGAATGATTGTTGACGAGTTGATGAGAGAAGGAGTTGATGTCTCTGGTGTCAGGGTTTGTATAGATGAAACAGGGTTTACTATAGTAATCATAAATGGCGACGGAAAAATCATAATGTATGGGTTCAAGGGCGCGTCCGAGAAGCTTGAGCCCTATGATGTCGACGAGAGATTCATTGCTAGAGCCAAGTATCTCCACATAGCTAGCCTGAGACTAGACACATCATTGAGAGCAGCTGAGCTCGCGAAAAAGAGTGATACAAGAGTCTCTTGGGACCCTGGGCGCGTGCTTGCTAGGAGGGGTATAGACTATTTCAAGAAACTACTAGAGAACACCGATATAGTCCTAGTCAACAGGCTTGAAGCAAAGCATCTAACAGGTCTAGACGACTACAGGGAAGCTGCCAGAAGAATCATAGAGTATGGCCCAAGTCTTGTCGTGGTGAAGAAGGGTGCTGAGGGAATCTACGCCTACACCAGTGATGGCAATGAGTACGAGCTACCAGCATTTCATGTAGACAAAGTAGTCGATACAACAGGTGCTGGAGACGCTTTCGCTGCGGGACTACTACTCGGGTTAAGCAGAGGATATAGCTTGAAGAAAGCTCTAGTCTATGGAAACGCTGTAGCAGCCCTAAAGGTAACCAGGCTTGGAAGCCACAATGTACCCGGACACAGCGAAGTAGTCCAGTACATATGGGAGCATGGTCTATGGTAG